CTCCCGCCCCGCGACACGCGCGCGAGCGACAAGCGGGCGCAGAAGCTCCAGGAGGACGTCGAGCGAGGCACCGAGATCCGCAGGGCCGCGCAGCAGGAGACGACGGAGGAGTCCGCCGGATCCCCGACGGTGCGGGACTGAACGGTCCCGCCGGGAACCTCCCGGCCGGGACGTGGCACGACCATCCGACAGGACGACGCACGAGAGGACCGAGCGCATGCGAGCACTGACGTGGCAGGGACGAGAGAAGGTCTCGGTCGAGGACGTCCCAGACCCCCGGATCGAGGAGCCCACCGATGCGATCGTGCGGGTCACGTCGACCGCGATCTGCGGCTCCGACCTGCACCTGTACTCGGTGCTGGGGATGTACCTGGACCCGGGCGACGTGCTCGGGCACGAGACCATGGGCGTCGTCGAGGAGGTCGGTGCGCACGCGACCCGGCTCAAGGTCGGCGACCGCGTCGTCGTGCCCTTCGGCATCGCGTGCGGGACGTGCTGGATGTGCACCCACGGACTGCAGTCGCAGTGCGAGACGACGCAGGTCAGGTCGCAGGACAAGGGTGCGGCGCTCTTCGGCTACACGAAGCTCTACGGCCAGGTCCCGGGCGGTCAGGCCGAGTACCTGCGGGTGCCGCAGGCGCACTACGGCCCCGTCGTCGTGCCGGCCGGCGGCCCGGACGAACGATTCCTCTACCTGTCCGACGTGCTGCCGACCGCGTGGCAGGCCGTCGAGTACGCGGCGGTGCCGCCCGGCGGGACCGTGGTCGTCGTCGGGCTCGGCCCGATCGGTCAGATGGCCGCTCGCGTCGCGAGGCACCGCGGGGCGGGGAAGGTCGTCGGGCTCGACCTCGTGCCCGAGCGCCTGGAGATGGCCAGGCGGCACGGCATCGATGTCGTCGACCTGTCGGTCGTCGACGACGTCGTGGGCGCGGTCCGGGACCTCACGGACGGTCGGGGCGCCGACGGGGTGATCGACGCCGTCGGGATGGAGGCGCACGGTTCGCCGGGTGCGTCCATGTTCCAGAAGGCGGCGGGGATCCTGCCCGACGCCGTGGCCGGCGCGATCAACGAGAAGGTGGGCGTCGACCGCCTGGCCGCGCTCCTCACCGCGATCTCGCTCGTCCGGCGCGGGGGGACGATCTCGATCTCTGGCGTGTACGGCGGAGCGAAGGACCCGTTGCCGATGATGGACCTCTTCGACCGGCAGGTCACGCTGCGCATGGGACAGGCCAACGTCCGCCGCTGGATCGACGACCTCCTGCCCCTCGTCTCCGACCCCGCCGACCCGCTGGGCGTCCTCGACCTGCGCACCCATCGCCTCGCGCTCGAGGACGCACCCCGGGGGTACGACCTGTTCCAGAAGAAGGAGGACGGGTGCATCAAGGTCGTCCTCGACCCCACGGTGCGCACGGCGTCGGCCCTCGAGAAGGAGTCCTCACGATGACGGCGATCGACACCCACCTCCTCGCGATCTACCTCAACGACCACGTGGCCGGCGCGACCGTCGGGGTGCAGCGGGTCCAGCGCATGGCGAAGGTGTACGGGGGCACCGTGGTGGGCACGGCGATCGCGCCCCTCGTGCCCCAGCTCGGGCAGGAACGGGAGTGGTTGCTCGACTGCCTGCGTCGCCTCGAGATCCCGGTGCGCACCTACAAGGTGGTGGGCGCGTCCGTCGCCGAGCGGGTCGGACGTCTCAAGCTCAACGGGCACGTGCGCAGGACGTCGCCGCTGAGCGCGCTCCTCGAGGTCGAGCTGCTCCGCGGTGCGGTCACGGGGAAGAAGAGCGGATGGCAGACGCTCCTCGCGCAGGGTCCTGACCTGGGGCTCGCTGCTGAGCAGGTCGTGGACCTCGGCGACCTCGTCACCCAGGCGGACCAGCAGGTCCGCGTGCTCTCCGACCTGCTCGACGTCCTGCACGCGAAGGTCTTCCGGCGGCGGTCACCGGACGCGGTCGGCTAGCCGGCGGCTCAAGGCTCCGTGGTGGGCGGCCGTCCGCGCGTCGGCTCGTCCGACGATCCTGCTCCGACGCGCGGCGCCCCGGCGCGGCGGGCGACGATCCGCGCGGCCCATCTCTCCCACGGCGGGCTGATCGCCCAGTTCACGGCGAGGGTGTGCCAGGCCCACCGGAACCGTCGGGCCAGGGCCTGCCGGGACTCGAACGTGCGTCCCGAGACCCCGACGACCAGCCGGGGGTCGTAGCGCACGCGGGCGGCGCTCCCGAGCTGGAAGCTCAGGTCGGTGTCGTCGTGGACGTGCGGGTCGTGGCGGTGCACGAGGAGCCTGACCTCCTGCCAGGCGTCGACGCGTATCGCCATGGTGGATCCCCACAGAGGGACGTTCCCCGTCGCGGCGTGCATGCCCCAGTAGTAGCAGCGCATGTACACGAGCCGGGCGATGCGCCCACGCACTGCGGGGAGGTCGTAGAAGTGTCCGGTGCCGGTGAGCGCCGTCAGACCGGGGTCGCCGGCGAACGCCTCGTGCACCCGCCGCAGCCAGTCCTCCGGGGGCACGGTGTCCGCGTCGCAACGCACGATGATGCCGGCCGCCACGGCGTCGTACCCGGTCGAGGCGGCCGCCGGGATGCCGGGCGAGGGCTCGTCGAGCACCCGTGCCCCGGCCCGTCGCGCCACGGCGGCGCTGTCGTCCGACGAGGCGTTGTCGACGACCACCACCTCGTGGGGTGGGAGGCTCTGCCGGGAGATGGCCGCGAGGCAACGCTCCAGGTGCCGGGCGTCGTCCTTGACGGGGATGACGACGGTCAACGCCGCCGCGTCTCTCGGCGTCGTGGCGCTCACGAGCGCCTCACCAGGGCCAGACCTGCCAGGAGGGCCCCGACGCCACCCGCCACGAGGTCCCCCAGCGTGTCGAGGTACCCCACGTCGATCGAGGGATCCACGAACGTGGCTCCTGCCCACTCGCCGACCTCCCACAGCAGCGCGAGCAGCACCCCGAGCGCCGTCGCCGTGACGACGCCGCCCAGCCGAGGGCGTGCCAGGCCGTCCATGACCGAGCGCGTGGGGCGGCCGCCCAGGCCGTCGAGCAGGGGGCCGGGCGAGGGAAGCGCCCCCAGGAAGACGAGGACCGCGTACGCCAGGACCGTGAGCACGGCGGTCGCCACCAGGTGCACGGCGAGGTCGAGCCACGCGAGCCGGGCATAGAGGTCGAGCAGGGCGATCCAGGCAGCGGCGCTCAGGACGAGGCCCACGAGGGGGTCGAGCGGCCCCGTGAGACCGACGGCCCGGGGGATCACCGCTCCCAGCAGGACGAGAGCGAGCAGGGCGGTCGCCACGGGCCCGTAGAGAAGGGTGCCCACCGGGATCGCGATACCTGCGAGGACGCGCACGACGTCTCCCACCGCGGTGGACACCGTGGAGTGTCGCTCGATCTCGCCGGTGGTCATCGAGCAAACCTAACGACCTCGACGGAGTCCCGCTCAGCGGCCGGGGCACGAGAGGTCGCGAGTCGCGCACACCCGTGCGAGTCTGCCCGGATGCCTGCCACGACCACCACCGCGACCTCGCCCCTCAGCCGCACGGTCGGGGGCCGACTGCTCTACGTCTTCATCCTGGGCGACGTTCTTGGTGCGGGTGTCTACGCGCTCGTCGGGGAGATGGCCGGGAAGGTGGGGGGCGCCGTCTGGCTGCCGTTGCTCGTGGCTCTCGGGCTGTCGCTCCTGACCGCGGGCTCCTACGCCGAGCTGGTCACGAAGTACCCGGCCGCAGGGGGCGCCGCGGTGTTCGCCGAACGCGCCTTCAAGGTACCGATCGTGTCGTTCCTCGTGGGATTCTGCATGCTCGCGGCGGGCGTCACGAGCGCCGCCGGTCTGTCCCTCGCCTTCGCCGGCGACTACTTCGGCTCGTTCGTGGACCTCCCCGTCGTGCCGGTGGCGCTCGTCTTCCTGCTCCTCGTCGCGGCCCTCAACGCACGCGGCATCCAGGAGTCCCTGCGGGCCAACGTGGCCATGACCGCGATCGAGCTCTCCGGGCTGGTGCTGATCGTGGTGCTCGCGGCCGTCGTCCTCACCCGGGGCGATGCGGAGCCGGGCAGGGCCCTCGAGTTCACCGAGGGCACGACGCCGGCGCTCGCGGTCCTCTCGGCGTCGCTCATCGCGTACTACTCGTTCGTCGGCTTCGAGACCTCGGCCAACCTGGCAGAGGAGGTCAAGGACGTCCGGCGGGTCTACCCGCGTGCGCTGTTCGGCGCGTTGATCACCGCCGGGGCCGTCTACGTCGCGGTCGGCGTCGCAGCCGTCGCGGTGGCGCCCCCCGAGCAGCTCGCCGGGTCGACGGGACCGCTGCTCGAGGTCGTCAAGGTCGCCGACGTCGTGCCGGAGCGGGTCTTCGCGGTCGTGGCCCTCGTCGCGGTCGCGAACGGCGCCCTGCTCACCATGATCATGGCGAGCCGGCTCACCTACGGCATGGCGCGACAGGGCCTGCTGCCCGCCGGGCTGGCCCGGGTCCTGCCCGGTCGCCGCACCCCGTGGGTCGCGATCGTCGCGACGACGCTCGTCGCGATGGGGCTGGTCTTCACGGGCGACCTCGGCGCACTCGCGGAGACCGTGGTGCTCCTGCTCCTCGTGGTGTTCATCAGCACCAACGTCGCGGTCCTGGTCCTGCGCAAGGACACCGTGCCGGAGGACCACTTCCGCGTCGCGACGATCGTGCCCGTGCTCGGGGCCGCGAGCTGCGTCCTGCTCCTGACCCAGCAGGCACCGGAGACGTGGCTCCGGGCGGGCGCCCTGGTCCTGGTGGGCGTCGTGCTCTACCTCCTCACGCGTCTCGCCGGTCGTCGCACGGGCGCGACCTCCCGGGTCGACGACTGACCGGTCGGGCCGCCCAGATGCCAGTGGGCCGGGAGGCGCGCACGGTGGAGGGCCACATCGGTTTCACCGAGGAGGCACGAGATGTATCTGCACGTGCAGCGACTGATCAACGACATCGTGGCCGACGAGCCGGACCCTGCGGCGGCGAACGCGCTCCAGGAAGGGTTGGGAGGGCAGTTCGGGGAGATGCGCACGATGATGCAGTACCTCTTCCAGAGCATCAACTTCCGTGGCCCCACGGGCAAGCCGTACCGGGACCTGCTGCAAGGGATCGGGACCGAGGAGATCAGCCACGTCGAGCTGATCGGTACGACCATCGCCCGTCTGCTCGACGGTTCGCCCCGGTACAACGGGAGGAAGACCGACCCGCTGGACACCCCGGGCGCGGGCGGCAAGACGCCGCTCGACCTGGCGCTGGGGGTGGGGAACATCCACCACTACCTGGTCGCGGCCCAGGGGGCCCTGCCCGTGGACGCGGCGGGCAACCCGTGGAGCGGCAGCTACGTCTACAACTCGGGGAACCTGGTCCTGGACCTGCTGTACAACCTGATGCTCGAGTCCACGGGGCGGCTGCAGAAGTGTCGGATCTACGAGATGACCGACAACAAGACCGCGCGGTCGACCATCTCCTACCTGATCGTGCGTGACCAGGCCCACGAGAACGCGTACGCCAAGGCTCTGGAGACCCTGGGCGTGGACTGGGGCAAGGTCCTGCCGATCCCCAGGACGAACGCCGAGAAGTTCCCCGAGGTCAAGAAGCTCGTCGACCTGGGCCTGCAGTCCAAGCAGTACACGTTCGACCTCGAGGGAGCCTCGGAGGCCGGGCGCATCTTCCAGGGCATGTCGCCCTCGAACGACGGGACCGAGCTCGACGGCACCGAGCAGGCACCGGCCGGTGTCCCCTCGACCATCGCCCGCGAACGTTTCGAGGAGTTCTCCCCAGGACTCGACCCCGACCTGCTGGCCCTCATCCAGGCCACCGCCGACCTCGAGATGGCCGACGCCGCCGACCCGCTGTTCGCACCGACCAGCACGGCGTGACGCCTCCCGGCGGAGCACCCGCGACCGACCACGAGGCCCCTCTGCCCACCATCCTGGGCAGAGGGGCCTCGTCCCGTCCGGGCACGTCGCGACGGCGCGCGCGACGCGCCGGCCCGGGAGGCGCCGTCGGGACGGGCCGTTCCCTCAGCCGACCTGCGCGTCGCGGACCAGGTCCTCCCGCAGGTGCCGCGCGTACCCGCCCGGGGTCCGACCCGTCGGGCGCCCCGAGGTGAGGACCCGACCACCGTCCGACGCCACGACGCGCGCGCCCGCGGCGCGGGCGCGCGCCACCAGGCCGACGTCCTCGTGCTCGGCCAAGCCCGGGAACCCCCCTGCCGCGCGGTAGACGTCGCCGCGGACCCCGAGGTTCGCGCCGTGCACGTGACCGTTCGCGCGCCCCCCGGGGTGCGTCGCGACCCAGGCCGCCTGCTGTGCGGGTGAGAGGTCGTCGAAGTCCGGCCGGACCGTGCCGACGACCAGGTCCGCACCGTCCTCGGCGAGCGCGAGCTGGTGGGTGAGCCACTGCGGGGGGACCGCCGAGTCGGCGTCCGTGCTCGCGATCCAGAGCCGCGCCGGACTGCCGCGACCGAGCAGGTCCGTCGCCGCGGCGACCCCTGCGGCGCGGGCTGCGCCCACCCGGCGGTGGCCCACCTCGATCACGGCGAACGGCGAGGACCGGAGGATCGCCGCCGAGCCGTCACGGCAGTCGTCCAGGACGACCACGACAGCGACCCGGAGCGCGGGGCGCTCGGCCCGCACGTTCGCCACGGCGACCTCGAGAGCCTCCAGGCAGCGCGGCAGCAGTGCCTCCTCGTCGTTCACGGGGACGACGACGGCCAGTCGCGTCACACGGTCGGGTGCGCTCATGCGAGCCCCGCCTCCCTGGCGACCGACCGTGCGGGCGGCCGGGTGAAGACGTCCAGGACGAAGTCCTCCTCGAGGTGGTGGACCAGGCGCACGAGCTCGGGGCGGGCCCCGAGCGCCGCGTGCACGTCGTCCCCCCCGAGCGGGTACTCGGGGACGGGATGGCGCCAGTGGCACGCGACGAGGACGCCGTCCTGCGTGAGCGACTCGACGGCGCGGGAGATCGCGACCTCCAGGTCGCTCGTGCCGTAGTAGTACCCGACCTCGGAGAGCACCACGAGGTCGAAGCGTCCCGGCGGCCACTCGGCGGGAGTCCGGAGGAGGAGGAGCTCGACCGAGTCGCCGAGGCGCTCGCGGGCGGACGCGAGCGCAGCCTCAGCGACGTCCACCGCCACCGTCCGATCGCACCGCGCGGCGAGACCCGCGGTCAGGACACCCGTCGAGCACCCGATCTCGAGGCCGGCGCGGAAGCGCGGGCGCGGCAGCGCCGCGAGCGTCACGGCGCGCTTGCGCTCCTCGTACCAGCGGGTCTCGAAGCCCCACGGGTCGCGACGGTCCCGGTAGAACTCGTCGAAGAACTCAGGGGGCAGGCTCGCGGGGGCGGTCGGCCCGGTCGTGGCGGCGGTCCCGGCTGAGGCGGTGTGATCGGCGGGCGCCACGCCCGGCGACTCGACGAACACCTCGACGGCCCGTTCGACGTGCCGCAGCATCTCCGCCCCGATGGTCGCGGCGTCCCGAGGGTCCCCGGACAGCGGCTCGACCTGCGACCGGTGCGCGGCGACAGCCCGCGCCTTGCCGGCGCGTTCCCCTGGCGAGAGGGCCAGTGCCCTCATCGAGTCGCTGCCCACCGGGGCGTCGGGGGTCGCCCAGTGCCACCACCAGACCGGATACTCCAGCAGCCGTGCACCCTGTGCGACGGCCACGACGGCCGCCACCTCGCCCGCGATGCGATGGTCACGGTGGCCGTCGCCCCGCCAGGGCGCGCACAGGAGCGCCTGTCCCGGTGCGACCGGATCGCGGGTGGAGCCCGCCGCGCCGGCCAGGGTCAGGGCACCGGTCAGACCCTGGTGCAACGACGTACGGTGCTCACGCAACCCGCCGTCGGGCAGCCCGAGGAAGACCAGCGCGGCACCAGGAGCGACCAGATCGACCGCTTCCACGAGCTCCTTGCGGCGCACGGCCGCGAGCTCGGTCGGGGAGCACGTGGGGGAGCCGGGGTGCGACGCCTCGCCATCGGTCGCGACCACGACCGTGACCGGGGTCCCCTGGCCCGAGAGCCGGGCCAGGAGGCCACCAGCGCCCAACGACTCGTCGTCGGGGTGCGCAGCGAGCACGACGAGGTGGGACACGTTCTCGGGAAGGTCCAGCGGCGGCAACCGGTCGAGCAGGCCGCTGTCCCGCCAGACCTCCTCGGTGGTCCCCGGGGCGCGGTGGTCGAACGTCACCACGGTGCGCTCCCGCGGGCCACGAGGTCGCGGCCCAGCGCGGCGTCGTCCCGCTCGGCGTGGTGCTGACGGACGTAGAGCTGGAGGTCGGCGAGCCGACGGGCGTAGGTCTCGTCGGCCGTCATCGGCCCGGGACCCAGCGCGTGGGAGCACCGCTCCACGACCTCCTCCACGGCGCGCGCGACCGATCCCCGCACCCTGCGGGCCAGGACTCCTGGTGGGACGTCTTCTCCCCGTGCCCCGTCGACGGTCCGGCTCGCCTCGACGAGCAGCGTCCGGGCTCCCGCGAGGGCGACGTCCAGAGCGCCCAGGTGGGCCAGGGCGAGCTGGTCCGGCTCCCGACGGCGCGTCGAGGCGAACAGGTCGCGCGCGAGCCCGACCGCCCCGCCCCACCAGCAGGCCGCGACGCCGATGCCGCCCCAGGCGAAACCCGTGCGGTCGAGATACCACCCGGCGCCGCCGACCGGGACGGCGACGGCCCCGCTGAACCGCACGGGCGCACTGACGATCTCCGGGAAGCCCCGGGCGACCCACGGGCCGTCGTCGGGCACGACGCCGGGCGAGCGGAGGTCGACGGCGAACAAGCGGCGACCGGCCTCGGTCCAGGCGGTCACGAGCGCGTGCGAGAGGGTCGCCGCGAGCGAGCACCACGGCTTGACCCCGGTCAACCGCCACCCGTCCTCGCTCTCGTGCGCTTCCAGACGGGTGTCCGGGCCCTCGGCCGCGAACACCCCCCAGGTGCTCGTCCCGTCGGCGCCGATCCGCGACAGGTCCACCACGTCGGGAGCCTGGGCGAGGATCGACAACGCGTCGAGGTGCGGCTCGAGCACGCGCGCCACACCGACGTCGGTGGCGGCGGTCGAGGCGAGCAGCTCCCACAGCTCGAGGGTGCCGCCGGACCCTGGGTGGGGCGCGGACTGCCCGATCTCCGCAGCCCAGCCGAGGGCCGCGACGACGTCGCCCCGCATCGAGGGGACACGGGCGATCGAGGCGTCCAGACGGCGACGGCGCCCGTCGTCCCGTCGCGCGGGATCGAGCTCGACGGTGCGGGGCGTGGTGGAATCTGTGGGGCGTGGACCGGTCAAGGCGGCCTCCTGTCCGTTCGGGGGGTTCCCCGTAGGCTAGGTGCGGCCCGGCGGCCTCGCACGTGGCGGGCACCGACCGGTGGAGGTGCTCCTGCGTCCGTGACCCGCTGAGGTCAGGAGAACGCGGCCAGGTTCGGGGACGTGGCAGCGGCACGCTCGGTCCGTGAGCTCGCCGGCGGGTCGCCCGCACCGAGATCGCCTGCCGCCGCGGGGGTGGCCTCGAAGAACAGGTCGAGGTCGTCGGCCGTGGGAGCAGCGAGCGCCGAGCCTTCGGCGAGGTTGTGCATGAGGCGTCGCGCGAGGTGGCGGATCGACTCGTTGGTCACGCTCGAGTGGTGGCGCAGGAGGTCGAACGCCTCGTTCTCGGACAGGCCGTAGACCGTCATCACCGCACCCTTGGCCTGCTCGATCACGGCGCGGCTCTTCGCGGACGCCTGGATGGCGGCGCTCGCCTCGCGCTGCGACAGCTCGCGCTGGGTGATCGTGAGGTCCACGAAGTACCCCGAGACCTGTGTGACCTGGTCCGACCCAGGCTCCTTGCGGCCCCGGCCGACGACGCCGAGCGTCCGGGTGTGACCGTTCGCGTCGATGATCCGGTGCACGCACGCGAACGGCTCGCCGGAGAGGCAGGCATCCGCGAGCAGGGCCTGGACCCGGGCTCGATCGTCAGGATGCTTGTGCGCGAGCATCAGCTCGGTGGTCGGCACCACCTCGCCCGGCTTGAAGCCGTGCATCTCGTAGAGGCCGTCCGACCACCACCACTCACCCGAGCGGACCGTCAGGACGAACTGACCGACGGGCTGGGGGGTGCCGGTGAGAAGGACCTCCATGAGGTCCGCATCAAGAGGGCGATCAAGGTTGTACGAGGTCGTCATCTCAACTCCTGGGGGGCAGGGAGGCCACGGACTGCTTCCAGACTCCTCACCGGATCGTAGCGCCAGAGCCCGTGGAAGGTGCGCTCGCTTCGCGCTCCGCGAACCGCGCACCGCGACCTGCGGAGTGCGACGAGCGCAGCGCGACCTGCGCAGTGCGACCACGGGCAGCCCTCCGGCCGCAGCGCGACGGTCGCAGCGTGCGACGTGGCGGTCTGGCAGCGCGCCCCGACGACCGACGGCACCGGTCAGGGCGCGCCGTCGGGGCGCGCCGTCGGCCAGAGGTCGCCGCTCATGACGTCGGTGATCGCGAGATCGATGGACACGGCCGTCGCCGGGGGAGCGAGGTCGCCGAGGACCGAGCGCAGCCGTGCGGCTGCCGCGCGGCGGACGGCCGCCGCGAGCGGGACGAGGGGCTCGTCGAAGGCCGCGACGATCTCGATCGTGACGGCCGTGAGCTGGTCGTGCGCGTCGGTCGAGCAGGTGATCGTCAGGGGCGCGGCCTGCGGCGTCGCGACGACCGACTCGCGGAGGGCCGCGACCACGACGTCGGCGGCGACGACGTAGTCGACCACGCCGTCGGCGGTGGCGGTCCGGCCGCGCACGGGGGCCGAGGGGCGGAAGGCGGAGAGAGCCTTGAGCAGCGCGTTCTCCCGGACGAGGGTCCACCCGTGGTCGGTGTGGCGTCGCAGGGCCTGGGTCGCGCGGTCGAGGACGGCGTCGTCGTTCATCGCCACCCCTTCATCGTCTCGGCCAGCGTGGCGCGGGCCCGGTGGAGCATCCCGCGCACTGCGTCGTGCGTCGTGCCGAGGATGTCGGCGATCTCGGCGTAGTGCAGTCCTTCGACCTCACGCAGCAGCCAGCACGACCTCTGCAACGGTGGCAGACCGAGCAGGGCGATGTCGAGGGCTTCGACGAGGGCGGCGTCCACGGCGTCCTGGTCGGGCGGGTGGGAGGCCGTCTCGACGAGCTCGTCGGGCAAGGGGCCGGGGACGTGGGCTGCTCGGCTCCGGTGGCGGTATGCCTGGCGCGTCGCGATCCCGAAGAGCCAGGTGCGTGGAGCGGACTCTCCGCGAAAACCGGCGAACCCGGTCCACGCCGCCACCAGGGTGTCCTGCAGGCAG
This region of Oerskovia jenensis genomic DNA includes:
- a CDS encoding alcohol dehydrogenase catalytic domain-containing protein; its protein translation is MRALTWQGREKVSVEDVPDPRIEEPTDAIVRVTSTAICGSDLHLYSVLGMYLDPGDVLGHETMGVVEEVGAHATRLKVGDRVVVPFGIACGTCWMCTHGLQSQCETTQVRSQDKGAALFGYTKLYGQVPGGQAEYLRVPQAHYGPVVVPAGGPDERFLYLSDVLPTAWQAVEYAAVPPGGTVVVVGLGPIGQMAARVARHRGAGKVVGLDLVPERLEMARRHGIDVVDLSVVDDVVGAVRDLTDGRGADGVIDAVGMEAHGSPGASMFQKAAGILPDAVAGAINEKVGVDRLAALLTAISLVRRGGTISISGVYGGAKDPLPMMDLFDRQVTLRMGQANVRRWIDDLLPLVSDPADPLGVLDLRTHRLALEDAPRGYDLFQKKEDGCIKVVLDPTVRTASALEKESSR
- a CDS encoding glycosyltransferase — its product is MSATTPRDAAALTVVIPVKDDARHLERCLAAISRQSLPPHEVVVVDNASSDDSAAVARRAGARVLDEPSPGIPAAASTGYDAVAAGIIVRCDADTVPPEDWLRRVHEAFAGDPGLTALTGTGHFYDLPAVRGRIARLVYMRCYYWGMHAATGNVPLWGSTMAIRVDAWQEVRLLVHRHDPHVHDDTDLSFQLGSAARVRYDPRLVVGVSGRTFESRQALARRFRWAWHTLAVNWAISPPWERWAARIVARRAGAPRVGAGSSDEPTRGRPPTTEP
- a CDS encoding APC family permease, which gives rise to MPATTTTATSPLSRTVGGRLLYVFILGDVLGAGVYALVGEMAGKVGGAVWLPLLVALGLSLLTAGSYAELVTKYPAAGGAAVFAERAFKVPIVSFLVGFCMLAAGVTSAAGLSLAFAGDYFGSFVDLPVVPVALVFLLLVAALNARGIQESLRANVAMTAIELSGLVLIVVLAAVVLTRGDAEPGRALEFTEGTTPALAVLSASLIAYYSFVGFETSANLAEEVKDVRRVYPRALFGALITAGAVYVAVGVAAVAVAPPEQLAGSTGPLLEVVKVADVVPERVFAVVALVAVANGALLTMIMASRLTYGMARQGLLPAGLARVLPGRRTPWVAIVATTLVAMGLVFTGDLGALAETVVLLLLVVFISTNVAVLVLRKDTVPEDHFRVATIVPVLGAASCVLLLTQQAPETWLRAGALVLVGVVLYLLTRLAGRRTGATSRVDD
- a CDS encoding manganese catalase family protein, giving the protein MYLHVQRLINDIVADEPDPAAANALQEGLGGQFGEMRTMMQYLFQSINFRGPTGKPYRDLLQGIGTEEISHVELIGTTIARLLDGSPRYNGRKTDPLDTPGAGGKTPLDLALGVGNIHHYLVAAQGALPVDAAGNPWSGSYVYNSGNLVLDLLYNLMLESTGRLQKCRIYEMTDNKTARSTISYLIVRDQAHENAYAKALETLGVDWGKVLPIPRTNAEKFPEVKKLVDLGLQSKQYTFDLEGASEAGRIFQGMSPSNDGTELDGTEQAPAGVPSTIARERFEEFSPGLDPDLLALIQATADLEMADAADPLFAPTSTA
- a CDS encoding glycosyltransferase, whose protein sequence is MSAPDRVTRLAVVVPVNDEEALLPRCLEALEVAVANVRAERPALRVAVVVVLDDCRDGSAAILRSSPFAVIEVGHRRVGAARAAGVAAATDLLGRGSPARLWIASTDADSAVPPQWLTHQLALAEDGADLVVGTVRPDFDDLSPAQQAAWVATHPGGRANGHVHGANLGVRGDVYRAAGGFPGLAEHEDVGLVARARAAGARVVASDGGRVLTSGRPTGRTPGGYARHLREDLVRDAQVG
- a CDS encoding bifunctional PIG-L family deacetylase/class I SAM-dependent methyltransferase encodes the protein MVTFDHRAPGTTEEVWRDSGLLDRLPPLDLPENVSHLVVLAAHPDDESLGAGGLLARLSGQGTPVTVVVATDGEASHPGSPTCSPTELAAVRRKELVEAVDLVAPGAALVFLGLPDGGLREHRTSLHQGLTGALTLAGAAGSTRDPVAPGQALLCAPWRGDGHRDHRIAGEVAAVVAVAQGARLLEYPVWWWHWATPDAPVGSDSMRALALSPGERAGKARAVAAHRSQVEPLSGDPRDAATIGAEMLRHVERAVEVFVESPGVAPADHTASAGTAATTGPTAPASLPPEFFDEFYRDRRDPWGFETRWYEERKRAVTLAALPRPRFRAGLEIGCSTGVLTAGLAARCDRTVAVDVAEAALASARERLGDSVELLLLRTPAEWPPGRFDLVVLSEVGYYYGTSDLEVAISRAVESLTQDGVLVACHWRHPVPEYPLGGDDVHAALGARPELVRLVHHLEEDFVLDVFTRPPARSVAREAGLA
- a CDS encoding acyl-CoA dehydrogenase, which translates into the protein MTGPRPTDSTTPRTVELDPARRDDGRRRRLDASIARVPSMRGDVVAALGWAAEIGQSAPHPGSGGTLELWELLASTAATDVGVARVLEPHLDALSILAQAPDVVDLSRIGADGTSTWGVFAAEGPDTRLEAHESEDGWRLTGVKPWCSLAATLSHALVTAWTEAGRRLFAVDLRSPGVVPDDGPWVARGFPEIVSAPVRFSGAVAVPVGGAGWYLDRTGFAWGGIGVAACWWGGAVGLARDLFASTRRREPDQLALAHLGALDVALAGARTLLVEASRTVDGARGEDVPPGVLARRVRGSVARAVEEVVERCSHALGPGPMTADETYARRLADLQLYVRQHHAERDDAALGRDLVARGSAPW
- a CDS encoding PAS and ANTAR domain-containing protein, which produces MTTSYNLDRPLDADLMEVLLTGTPQPVGQFVLTVRSGEWWWSDGLYEMHGFKPGEVVPTTELMLAHKHPDDRARVQALLADACLSGEPFACVHRIIDANGHTRTLGVVGRGRKEPGSDQVTQVSGYFVDLTITQRELSQREASAAIQASAKSRAVIEQAKGAVMTVYGLSENEAFDLLRHHSSVTNESIRHLARRLMHNLAEGSALAAPTADDLDLFFEATPAAAGDLGAGDPPASSRTERAAATSPNLAAFS
- a CDS encoding RNA polymerase sigma factor, which codes for MEAVGAEDDAGAVSDLLLARRAALHDRAAFTTLVDRHGPALYRYVLRMVQDPEVAADCLQDTLVAAWTGFAGFRGESAPRTWLFGIATRQAYRHRSRAAHVPGPLPDELVETASHPPDQDAVDAALVEALDIALLGLPPLQRSCWLLREVEGLHYAEIADILGTTHDAVRGMLHRARATLAETMKGWR